The proteins below come from a single candidate division WOR-3 bacterium genomic window:
- a CDS encoding asparagine synthetase B, translated as MKYRIVQFLVVWSISLLLAGAMFAKILIPMDLTQTNHLKAYGIAYRALEMGLPVEWLLNYRGGSFLLPEHLEIIKLCRLRDVRYESITESEEISIRKTIEQENMDAILLEKAPKIGVYVSPTADPWDDAVQLALDYAQIPYDKLWDKEVLEGKLYKYDWLHLHHEDFTGQYGKFYASYHNTDWYQAEVGINTQMAKTLGFSKVSKLKLAVIKEIKRYIESGGMVFAMCSATDTPDIALAAEHTDIVPEIFDGDPVDPNYMSKLDYSKCLAFENFTPITDPYIYEHSDIDTYLEATARGPNVYFSLFDFSAKFDPVPTMLVQNHVSLIKEFLGQNCGFRRDKIKKNVIILGEVANTEEVKYIHGKFGKGTFTFLGGHDPEDYAHRIGDPPTNLELHKNSPGYRLILNNVLFPAAEKKPLKT; from the coding sequence ATGAAATATCGAATCGTTCAATTTTTAGTGGTCTGGAGTATAAGCCTTTTGTTAGCGGGGGCCATGTTTGCGAAGATTTTGATTCCCATGGACTTAACTCAAACTAACCACTTAAAAGCCTATGGAATTGCGTATCGGGCCTTGGAAATGGGGTTACCGGTAGAATGGCTCTTAAATTATCGGGGCGGGTCGTTTTTGTTGCCTGAGCATTTAGAAATAATCAAATTGTGCCGGTTGCGTGATGTGCGATATGAAAGTATTACCGAGAGCGAAGAGATATCTATAAGAAAAACCATTGAACAAGAGAATATGGACGCTATTTTACTAGAAAAAGCCCCCAAAATTGGGGTTTATGTATCCCCAACAGCTGACCCCTGGGATGATGCGGTACAATTGGCATTAGATTATGCCCAAATACCATATGATAAACTATGGGATAAAGAGGTGTTAGAGGGTAAGCTATACAAATACGACTGGCTACATCTGCACCACGAAGACTTTACCGGGCAATATGGCAAGTTCTACGCCTCATATCATAATACCGATTGGTATCAGGCTGAAGTTGGAATTAACACTCAAATGGCCAAGACCTTGGGATTTAGTAAAGTATCAAAATTAAAACTCGCGGTTATTAAGGAAATTAAAAGATACATCGAATCCGGCGGCATGGTTTTTGCCATGTGTTCTGCAACCGATACCCCGGACATTGCGTTAGCTGCCGAGCATACCGATATCGTACCTGAAATCTTTGACGGAGACCCGGTGGATCCTAATTATATGTCAAAGCTGGATTACTCTAAATGCCTCGCATTCGAAAACTTTACCCCGATTACTGACCCGTATATCTATGAGCATTCAGACATCGACACCTATCTTGAGGCAACCGCCCGAGGCCCAAATGTTTATTTCTCATTATTTGACTTTTCAGCCAAATTTGATCCAGTACCCACAATGCTGGTTCAGAACCATGTCTCTCTAATAAAAGAGTTCCTTGGTCAAAATTGCGGATTTCGGCGAGATAAGATCAAAAAAAATGTGATAATTTTGGGCGAAGTTGCTAATACTGAAGAAGTTAAATACATTCATGGCAAGTTTGGAAAAGGCACTTTTACGTTTTTAGGTGGGCATGATCCAGAAGATTATGCCCATCGAATCGGTGATCCCCCAACTAACCTAGAACTCCACAAAAACTCTCCCGGATACAGGTTGATCTTAAACAATGTATTATTCCCAGCCGCTGAAAAGAAACCGCTTAAGACCTAA
- the mfd gene encoding transcription-repair coupling factor has protein sequence MVYENFLILKANTQLSAIFKTQTEQKFFWVNNLAGAKPFFLINVFQLTNKDLVFIDSARERISSYYHTISKILPRNKVFITSENHPTEKSLYLQNSNPRIFLLTKEDLERKVLKPEYWKNNRIKITRDIELKKETLVAWLNNTNYKETDFVSEPGEYAQRGSIVDIFPEGQNFPVRIEFFDNKVISIRRFDPITQRSIFLLDTEEIFLNTQTSQVFLTLKEVLSKDIILVTTLDKRSSAVNYFITINPNIKTIFLEQKPENDNPQIDFGLEAPPQYYGNLKLLKSELETVQTKYFIILSAQSRYERLADLLGNKPTYLVGELDRGFEARNDGLCVLTENELFGQHLQKLKPRKFHGQPIDDLLGLQKGDYVVHVDYGIGQFEEITKLEVQNTIKDFIKIRYAKDQRLYVPVENMNLIERYIGTTDDPPALSVLGSSRWLTLKRKARAAQERYLKELLTLYAQRNLARKIPFLGDDEWQSLVALSFPYEETPDQLTVIEEVFKDLESPHPMERLLCGDNGFGKTEVALRAAVKVLSNLKQVAVLVPSTILAYQHYQNFNSRLKELPVRIEMLSRLTPRKKAQEILNDLKRGKIDLIVGTHSLLKPEVEFYDLGLLIIDEEHKFGVLQKEQIKKLKANVDVLMLSATPIPRSLYRALIGISNISILNTPPAGRQDIITQVIYWDNDFIFEKINFELGRGGQVFFIHNEIKTIDKIYQQLKQLNPSWRIAVAHSKLPEKTLAEVYLDFIAQKYDVLLSTAIVEAGLDIPNANTIFVNRAETFGLAELHQLRGRVGRGSRQAYAFFIVSDHKVFKPRETSFNESYHKRLSALLAYSSLGAGFRLAIRDMEIRGVGNLLGPEQHGHINKIGFALYRKMLQETIAQLKNQPVKPEPVLSLDISAYIPEEYISNSFARMAIYKRLLSIEHPQEINDLRDELIDRYGQIPHTMENLFIIAKIRLDAKEAGVEKIIFKNHEINIISQGRKISLKGDLKTLIATLEKLKPHN, from the coding sequence GTGGTATATGAAAATTTTTTAATTCTTAAGGCAAACACTCAGCTATCAGCGATCTTTAAAACTCAAACCGAGCAAAAATTTTTCTGGGTAAACAACTTAGCCGGCGCCAAACCGTTTTTTCTTATTAACGTTTTCCAACTTACCAATAAAGATCTAGTTTTTATTGATTCCGCTCGGGAGCGCATCAGTAGCTACTATCACACCATTAGTAAAATTTTACCAAGAAATAAGGTTTTTATAACTAGTGAAAATCATCCAACTGAAAAATCGCTGTATTTGCAAAATTCAAATCCAAGGATTTTTCTACTTACCAAAGAAGATTTAGAGCGTAAAGTATTAAAGCCCGAATATTGGAAAAACAATCGAATAAAAATTACTAGAGATATTGAGTTAAAAAAAGAAACTTTAGTTGCTTGGCTGAATAACACAAATTACAAAGAAACCGATTTTGTTTCAGAACCTGGCGAATATGCTCAACGCGGAAGCATCGTTGATATATTTCCAGAAGGTCAAAATTTTCCGGTTCGAATCGAATTTTTTGACAACAAAGTAATCTCAATACGTAGATTTGACCCAATTACCCAAAGATCTATTTTTCTCCTCGATACCGAAGAAATTTTTCTTAATACTCAAACTTCCCAGGTTTTTCTTACATTAAAAGAGGTACTTTCCAAAGATATTATTTTAGTTACCACATTAGATAAACGAAGTTCGGCTGTTAATTATTTTATCACAATTAATCCGAATATAAAAACGATTTTTTTAGAACAAAAACCTGAAAACGATAATCCTCAAATTGATTTTGGATTAGAAGCTCCTCCTCAGTATTACGGAAACTTAAAACTTCTTAAGTCAGAACTAGAAACCGTTCAAACTAAATACTTTATAATTCTATCAGCACAAAGCCGATACGAACGGCTTGCAGATCTTCTGGGTAACAAACCGACTTATTTGGTTGGTGAACTTGATCGTGGTTTTGAAGCCCGTAACGATGGCTTATGTGTCTTAACCGAAAACGAACTTTTTGGTCAGCATCTTCAAAAACTTAAGCCGCGCAAATTTCACGGCCAACCAATCGACGATCTTTTAGGACTTCAAAAAGGCGACTATGTGGTCCATGTTGACTACGGAATTGGGCAGTTTGAAGAAATTACTAAACTTGAAGTTCAAAATACAATAAAAGATTTTATTAAGATTAGGTATGCCAAAGACCAAAGACTTTATGTGCCCGTGGAAAACATGAATTTAATCGAACGATACATTGGTACGACTGATGATCCTCCAGCCCTCAGTGTTTTGGGATCCTCTCGGTGGTTGACTCTAAAAAGAAAGGCCCGCGCTGCCCAAGAAAGATACCTAAAAGAACTCCTTACGCTTTATGCTCAAAGAAATTTAGCTCGGAAAATACCTTTTTTGGGTGATGACGAATGGCAGTCACTTGTAGCGCTTAGTTTTCCCTACGAAGAAACTCCAGATCAATTGACAGTAATCGAGGAAGTTTTTAAAGATCTTGAAAGTCCTCATCCGATGGAACGCCTTTTGTGCGGCGATAATGGATTCGGTAAAACTGAAGTTGCCTTACGTGCCGCTGTAAAAGTTCTTAGTAACTTGAAGCAGGTCGCAGTACTTGTTCCGAGCACCATCTTAGCTTATCAGCATTATCAGAACTTTAATAGCCGGCTTAAAGAACTACCAGTGCGAATTGAAATGCTTTCGCGGTTAACCCCAAGAAAAAAAGCCCAGGAGATTCTCAATGATTTAAAAAGAGGTAAAATTGACTTAATAGTTGGTACCCACAGTTTACTTAAACCTGAGGTGGAGTTTTACGATTTAGGTCTATTGATTATTGACGAAGAACATAAATTTGGTGTGCTTCAGAAAGAACAAATAAAAAAATTAAAAGCTAATGTCGATGTCTTAATGCTTTCGGCAACTCCAATTCCCCGCTCACTGTATCGGGCGTTAATTGGAATTTCTAATATTTCAATTCTTAATACCCCACCGGCTGGTCGTCAGGATATTATTACTCAGGTAATTTATTGGGATAACGACTTTATTTTCGAAAAAATAAATTTTGAACTTGGCCGTGGTGGTCAGGTGTTTTTTATTCATAACGAAATTAAAACAATCGATAAAATTTACCAACAGCTTAAACAACTTAATCCCAGCTGGCGCATCGCTGTTGCTCACAGTAAGCTTCCTGAAAAAACTTTAGCCGAGGTCTATTTAGACTTTATCGCTCAAAAGTATGATGTATTATTATCAACTGCAATTGTGGAGGCCGGTCTTGATATACCAAACGCTAATACGATATTTGTTAACCGCGCAGAAACCTTTGGGCTGGCTGAGCTTCATCAATTGCGCGGCCGAGTCGGCCGAGGCTCACGGCAGGCCTATGCATTTTTTATTGTCTCAGATCACAAAGTATTTAAACCCCGGGAAACTTCTTTTAATGAGTCATATCACAAACGGCTTTCGGCGCTTTTAGCCTATTCAAGTTTAGGAGCTGGTTTTCGGCTAGCAATTCGCGATATGGAAATTAGGGGAGTTGGAAACTTATTAGGACCAGAACAGCACGGCCATATTAACAAGATTGGATTTGCGCTCTATCGGAAAATGTTACAAGAAACCATTGCTCAACTTAAAAATCAACCGGTAAAGCCCGAGCCGGTGCTTTCTTTAGATATTTCGGCCTATATTCCAGAAGAGTATATTTCTAATAGTTTTGCTCGGATGGCAATTTATAAGCGCTTGTTATCAATTGAGCATCCCCAAGAAATCAATGATTTAAGAGATGAGCTTATCGACCGTTACGGTCAAATCCCTCATACGATGGAAAATCTCTTTATAATTGCCAAAATTCGACTTGATGCTAAAGAAGCCGGGGTGGAAAAGATTATTTTTAAAAACCATGAGATTAATATTATATCCCAAGGGAGAAAAATTTCCCTTAAAGGCGATTTAAAAACCTTGATTGCTACTTTAGAAAAACTAAAACCGCATAATTGA
- the lipA gene encoding lipoyl synthase, producing MKPAWLKIPKALGSSYEQVKRILAQENVATVCVEARCPNRLTCWSKRGMTFMILGTICTRKCKFCAVKTGNPKQAINPNEAYQIIEVIKKLGLKYVIITSVTRDDLPDGGARHFAYVINKIREQFASSVKIEILVPDFQGDQEAINIVLKASPDVFAHNLETVRRLTPLVRDPKASYERSLQVLEYAAQTSTNIEIKSGFMLGLGETESEIKETIYDLKQAGVKILTIGQYLTPATNLLPVKQYVAPEKFRAYENYAYQLGFKKVLSGPLIRSSFIK from the coding sequence ATGAAGCCAGCGTGGTTAAAAATTCCTAAAGCCCTAGGTTCCTCATACGAACAAGTAAAAAGAATTTTAGCTCAAGAGAATGTGGCTACGGTATGTGTGGAAGCGCGCTGTCCGAATCGTCTGACCTGCTGGTCAAAACGCGGTATGACCTTTATGATTTTAGGCACTATATGTACCAGAAAATGTAAGTTTTGCGCAGTCAAGACCGGTAATCCTAAGCAGGCAATTAACCCAAACGAAGCTTATCAAATTATCGAGGTTATAAAAAAATTGGGCTTAAAATATGTCATTATCACCTCGGTGACCCGCGATGACCTTCCCGACGGCGGTGCAAGACATTTTGCCTATGTGATAAATAAGATTCGTGAGCAATTTGCCTCTTCGGTAAAAATTGAGATTTTAGTGCCAGATTTTCAGGGTGATCAGGAGGCAATAAATATCGTGCTAAAAGCCTCGCCGGATGTTTTTGCCCATAATCTGGAAACCGTCCGGCGCCTTACTCCCCTCGTTCGCGATCCCAAGGCTAGTTATGAGCGCTCGTTACAAGTTTTAGAATATGCGGCACAAACCAGTACGAATATTGAGATCAAAAGTGGTTTTATGCTAGGGCTAGGCGAAACCGAATCGGAGATAAAAGAGACAATTTACGATTTAAAACAAGCCGGTGTGAAGATTTTAACGATTGGCCAATATTTAACCCCAGCAACCAATTTACTTCCGGTTAAGCAATATGTCGCACCAGAAAAGTTTCGTGCATATGAGAACTACGCTTACCAGCTTGGTTTTAAAAAAGTCTTATCCGGCCCACTCATCAGAAGTTCTTTTATCAAATAA
- the hypF gene encoding carbamoyltransferase HypF, with protein sequence MPKISTVRITVKGRVQGIGFRPFIYRLARKLGLKGYVKNTKTGVVIECQGNKTKELLKIIKTSPPSLAKITEISITKIKKSPFSQFSIEKSEDRNIKNEPVEIIPDLAVCKDCCRDFTSKSNRRYFYPFTNCTQCGPRYSIIYELPYDRPNTTMNEFIMCQKCLKEYEDPKNRRFHAQPNACSECGPKLSLYNRNGKLVMANNNLAIIEKVKKLLKAGKIVAIKSIGGFQLACDAENDRAVLRLRKRKSRPSKPLALMVKDLKTARKLVYLSPHDAETLKSHIAPIVLLPKKPRAAISRYIAPNNNYLGIMLPYTPLHKLLFYRNVSRETFSWCPEVLVMTSANPKGEPIVLTKEEVIKKLGHVVDFILDHNRKISSRCDDSIVFWPNFPKKPKSWPSPIIIRYSRGFVPQPIHLSNIKLRPVVGFGSDLKNYFVLGANNKIYLSPYIGDLINSANIDFFFEMLEKYIKWTGIKPETVACDLHPDYISSRLAEAYAKRNKLKLVKIQHHFAHLASVYAEHNLNGLALGLAFDGTGYGEDGAIWGSEVMVFNLSGYERIAHLKYMPLAGGDVSVTNPKLILDAYLGNNKNEFPVSSIQTSSMGRLFDAVAALLGVCRRQTFEGEAPIALESLALKVYEEKTLRMVQFNGLDNDLDPVKVLGAIQKLKRRRYSLSEIAWWFHKLIITWAIFVIKKASQKYQTAPICISGGVFQNRIIFSGIADELRKLNLKVYTNHLTPINDGNIAFGQAVTAGFVEK encoded by the coding sequence GTGCCAAAAATATCTACTGTAAGAATTACAGTCAAAGGACGTGTCCAAGGTATTGGTTTTCGGCCATTTATATATCGCTTAGCTCGTAAATTAGGATTAAAGGGTTATGTAAAAAACACCAAGACCGGAGTTGTTATTGAATGTCAAGGAAATAAAACCAAAGAATTACTAAAAATCATTAAGACTTCGCCACCCTCACTGGCTAAAATTACTGAAATTTCGATCACTAAAATTAAAAAATCCCCTTTCAGCCAGTTCAGCATTGAAAAAAGCGAAGATCGAAATATTAAAAATGAACCCGTTGAGATTATACCCGATCTGGCGGTTTGCAAAGATTGTTGTCGCGATTTTACCAGCAAATCTAATCGCCGGTACTTTTACCCGTTTACCAATTGCACCCAATGTGGCCCTAGATACTCAATTATCTATGAACTACCCTATGATAGACCAAACACTACCATGAACGAGTTTATAATGTGCCAAAAATGCCTGAAAGAATACGAAGATCCTAAAAATCGTCGATTCCATGCGCAACCAAATGCTTGTTCCGAATGCGGTCCAAAACTTAGTTTATACAATCGTAATGGTAAGCTTGTAATGGCTAACAATAACCTGGCTATTATTGAAAAAGTAAAAAAACTGCTAAAAGCCGGAAAAATTGTAGCCATAAAAAGCATTGGCGGCTTTCAATTAGCCTGTGATGCTGAAAACGACCGGGCCGTTCTAAGACTGCGCAAACGTAAAAGTAGACCATCAAAACCCCTAGCACTAATGGTCAAAGATCTAAAAACCGCTAGAAAACTTGTTTATCTTTCGCCTCACGACGCAGAAACCTTAAAATCTCATATCGCACCTATTGTCCTTTTACCCAAAAAACCCAGGGCTGCAATCTCGCGATACATTGCGCCAAATAATAATTATTTGGGGATAATGCTTCCGTATACTCCACTTCATAAACTACTATTCTATAGGAATGTTTCACGTGAAACATTTAGCTGGTGTCCAGAAGTTTTAGTAATGACCAGTGCCAATCCCAAGGGCGAACCAATCGTTCTCACAAAAGAAGAGGTGATAAAAAAATTGGGACATGTGGTCGATTTTATCCTTGACCATAATCGGAAAATATCCTCGCGGTGTGACGATTCTATCGTTTTTTGGCCAAATTTCCCGAAAAAACCAAAAAGTTGGCCTTCTCCAATAATTATTCGGTATTCAAGGGGTTTTGTTCCACAACCAATTCATTTATCGAACATTAAATTACGTCCGGTGGTCGGTTTTGGTTCAGACTTAAAAAACTATTTCGTATTAGGCGCTAATAACAAGATCTATTTAAGTCCGTACATTGGTGACCTGATAAACAGCGCTAATATCGATTTTTTCTTTGAAATGCTAGAAAAATACATAAAATGGACGGGTATTAAACCAGAGACTGTAGCCTGTGATTTGCATCCTGATTACATATCGTCGAGATTAGCCGAGGCTTATGCGAAAAGAAATAAACTGAAATTAGTCAAAATCCAACACCATTTCGCCCATTTGGCTAGTGTCTATGCTGAACATAATTTAAATGGCCTGGCGCTAGGCCTGGCTTTTGATGGCACGGGTTATGGAGAGGACGGTGCGATCTGGGGTTCTGAGGTTATGGTTTTTAATCTATCCGGTTACGAACGGATTGCGCACCTTAAATATATGCCGTTAGCAGGTGGGGATGTTAGTGTTACTAACCCAAAATTAATTCTGGATGCTTATTTGGGCAACAACAAGAACGAGTTCCCTGTTTCTTCGATTCAGACCTCAAGCATGGGGCGGCTTTTCGATGCAGTTGCCGCACTGTTAGGGGTCTGCCGAAGGCAGACCTTTGAAGGTGAAGCACCAATTGCTTTAGAATCTTTGGCCTTGAAGGTGTACGAAGAAAAGACCTTACGAATGGTGCAGTTTAATGGTTTAGATAATGACTTAGATCCGGTAAAAGTGCTAGGTGCGATACAAAAATTAAAAAGACGTCGCTATTCTTTATCGGAAATAGCCTGGTGGTTTCACAAATTAATCATTACCTGGGCAATTTTTGTTATTAAAAAGGCCAGTCAAAAGTACCAGACAGCCCCGATCTGTATAAGTGGCGGTGTCTTCCAGAATCGAATAATATTTTCCGGGATAGCTGATGAATTACGAAAATTGAATTTGAAGGTGTATACCAACCACCTTACACCCATAAATGATGGCAATATTGCGTTTGGTCAAGCTGTAACTGCCGGCTTTGTAGAAAAATAA
- the trmD gene encoding tRNA (guanosine(37)-N1)-methyltransferase TrmD, whose protein sequence is MMYIHIITVFPSYFESPLKFGVLRIAQEKELVKIATIDLRDFTDDAYRTVDDYPFGGGAGMILKPEPIFKATESVREKDSYVILLSPKGRLFNQELALELASKPHLILICGRYKDVDERVRAYLIDDEISIGDYILAGGEAAALVILEAVVRLIDGVVGSSESVATDSFMHGLLDAPYYTRPQDFRGYRVPEVLLSGNHQKIAAWRKEQAIKLTKERRPDLYQKFLKSQEGGING, encoded by the coding sequence ATGATGTACATCCACATCATCACAGTCTTCCCTAGTTATTTCGAAAGCCCCCTCAAGTTTGGTGTTTTACGCATTGCCCAAGAGAAAGAACTGGTGAAGATTGCAACTATTGATCTGCGCGATTTCACAGATGACGCTTACCGCACGGTGGATGATTATCCATTTGGTGGTGGTGCGGGCATGATTCTTAAACCCGAACCAATTTTTAAGGCCACAGAAAGTGTTAGAGAAAAAGATTCCTATGTAATTTTACTGTCACCTAAAGGACGGCTGTTTAATCAGGAATTAGCCTTAGAATTGGCCAGTAAACCGCATTTAATTCTGATCTGTGGCCGATACAAAGATGTTGATGAGCGGGTCCGGGCGTATCTAATTGACGACGAAATCTCCATTGGCGATTATATCTTAGCTGGTGGGGAAGCTGCAGCTTTAGTAATTCTTGAGGCCGTGGTTCGGTTGATTGATGGTGTTGTGGGAAGTAGCGAATCGGTTGCGACGGATTCGTTTATGCACGGACTTTTAGATGCCCCATATTATACCCGACCGCAAGATTTTCGCGGTTATCGAGTCCCGGAGGTGCTACTTTCTGGGAATCATCAAAAAATTGCCGCATGGCGCAAAGAACAGGCAATAAAATTAACCAAAGAGCGTAGACCAGATCTATACCAGAAATTTCTAAAATCACAAGAAGGAGGCATAAATGGCTAA
- the rpsP gene encoding 30S ribosomal protein S16, giving the protein MVKIRLKRIGRRNAPLYRIVVADSRRARDGKYLETVGHYNPKTKHLTLNLERVDYWLSKGAQATDTTKRLITRYKKQTKPQDVQVNLDVARSENEQGGDHEGTD; this is encoded by the coding sequence ATGGTAAAAATAAGACTAAAACGGATTGGGCGAAGAAATGCGCCGCTTTATCGGATTGTAGTGGCTGATTCCCGGCGCGCGCGTGACGGCAAATATTTAGAAACGGTCGGGCACTATAATCCCAAAACCAAACACCTAACCCTTAATCTAGAACGAGTCGATTACTGGTTGTCAAAAGGTGCACAAGCTACCGATACAACCAAACGACTCATAACAAGATACAAAAAACAAACTAAACCCCAAGACGTCCAAGTCAACTTGGACGTAGCACGTTCGGAAAACGAACAAGGAGGAGACCATGAAGGAACTGATTGA
- a CDS encoding KH domain-containing protein yields MKELIEYMAKALVDHPDQVSIKEIAGEKTLIYELRVGQGDLGKIIGKEGRTAKAMRTIIAAAAMKQGKRAQLEILE; encoded by the coding sequence ATGAAGGAACTGATTGAATATATGGCAAAAGCGCTTGTTGATCATCCTGATCAAGTCTCAATTAAGGAAATCGCCGGGGAAAAAACTTTGATTTACGAGTTGCGTGTTGGTCAAGGCGACCTCGGCAAAATTATCGGCAAAGAAGGCCGAACCGCGAAAGCAATGAGAACAATCATTGCTGCCGCGGCCATGAAACAAGGCAAACGCGCGCAACTCGAAATCTTAGAATAA
- the dnaA gene encoding chromosomal replication initiator protein DnaA, translated as MEKDVKELNLIWKQVIDGLHQVLQREIVNTWFGVLTPVELTDHKLILEAPNQFFIEWITQYYLSQLRVVLEKLNLKELQIDFRVKKEPNIPLKTSLIDRNLSLTNDSKLSPRYTFENFIVGESNRLCYAAAKAVADAPAKAYNPLFIYGGVGLGKTHLLHAIGNYVKQKFPHLKVCYTPAEEMFLNLIQSIQDRNPSIFNNKYRNLDLLLLDDIHYLKGKERLQEDVFHLFNHLQMMGKQIVFTSDRPPREIPTLEERLVSRLLSGMVCDLKPPDIETRIAILNNKAKQENIKIGPDVIYFIAENIKTNIRELEGALIRLGGYASLTNTPITVEVARQVLSDLFSHRPLPKPMKILEVVANHYNVTIEQLQSKERTQNLALARQVAMYFLRSVCGLSLKEIGAYLGGKDHSTVIHAIEKITNLKKQDESISKDLEQIAMWITGE; from the coding sequence GTGGAAAAAGATGTAAAAGAGTTGAATTTAATTTGGAAACAGGTGATCGATGGTTTGCATCAAGTTTTACAAAGAGAAATTGTAAACACCTGGTTTGGTGTTTTAACTCCTGTAGAGCTAACTGATCACAAGTTAATTCTTGAGGCCCCAAACCAGTTCTTCATCGAATGGATTACGCAATATTATTTGAGTCAACTCCGGGTGGTGCTAGAAAAATTAAACTTAAAAGAGCTCCAAATTGATTTTCGCGTTAAAAAAGAGCCAAATATTCCTCTCAAAACTAGCCTGATAGATCGAAATTTGAGTCTCACTAACGATTCCAAGCTTTCGCCACGTTATACTTTCGAAAACTTTATCGTTGGAGAATCCAATCGTCTCTGCTACGCCGCAGCTAAGGCTGTGGCCGATGCCCCAGCTAAAGCATACAATCCGCTATTTATTTATGGCGGGGTAGGTTTAGGCAAAACTCACCTACTTCATGCAATTGGTAATTACGTGAAGCAAAAGTTTCCACACTTAAAAGTTTGTTACACGCCGGCCGAAGAAATGTTCTTAAACTTAATTCAATCCATTCAAGACCGTAATCCCAGTATTTTTAATAATAAATACCGAAATTTAGATCTGTTGTTACTCGATGATATTCATTACCTTAAAGGGAAAGAACGCCTCCAAGAAGACGTTTTTCATCTGTTCAATCATCTCCAAATGATGGGCAAACAAATTGTATTTACCTCTGATCGCCCACCCCGTGAAATTCCAACCCTGGAAGAACGGTTGGTTTCCCGGTTGCTTTCCGGTATGGTGTGTGATTTAAAGCCGCCGGACATAGAAACCAGAATTGCGATTCTTAATAATAAAGCTAAACAGGAAAACATTAAAATCGGACCCGATGTGATTTATTTTATTGCTGAAAACATCAAAACCAACATTAGAGAGCTCGAAGGTGCATTGATTAGACTTGGTGGTTATGCTTCCCTGACTAATACACCCATAACAGTTGAGGTTGCAAGGCAAGTACTTTCCGATCTTTTCTCACATCGACCATTACCAAAACCTATGAAGATTTTAGAGGTTGTTGCCAATCATTATAATGTAACAATTGAACAATTACAATCCAAGGAACGCACCCAAAACTTAGCTTTAGCCCGGCAGGTTGCAATGTATTTTCTTAGGTCTGTTTGTGGCCTTTCGTTAAAAGAGATTGGCGCATATTTAGGAGGTAAGGATCACTCAACGGTGATTCATGCAATTGAGAAAATCACTAACCTAAAAAAACAAGACGAGTCAATTAGTAAAGACTTAGAACAAATTGCGATGTGGATAACTGGTGAATAA
- the rplS gene encoding 50S ribosomal protein L19, whose translation MAKEKKTKEKKPKVEERVIPENIRPGSTIKVYHKVIEGDKERIQIFEGTVISIRGEKGNKMLTVRKISRGIGVERIFPLSSPVITKIEIKKLAKVRRAKLYYLRTKKGQEARLKEEKTESAS comes from the coding sequence ATGGCTAAGGAAAAAAAGACCAAAGAAAAAAAACCTAAAGTCGAGGAACGCGTGATACCGGAAAATATCCGGCCCGGTTCCACCATTAAAGTTTACCACAAAGTGATCGAAGGAGATAAAGAACGCATTCAGATATTTGAAGGCACTGTAATTAGTATTCGGGGCGAGAAGGGCAATAAGATGCTCACCGTGCGTAAAATTTCCCGGGGCATTGGAGTGGAGCGTATTTTCCCCTTAAGTTCACCAGTCATTACTAAGATTGAAATCAAAAAACTTGCTAAGGTCCGGCGGGCCAAGTTATATTATCTTCGGACCAAAAAAGGCCAAGAGGCTCGGCTGAAAGAAGAAAAAACAGAAAGCGCAAGCTAA